The genomic DNA GCCGAATGGAGCAACCTGAAACCGCGTTACCGGTTCTTGTCGAACATCTTCGAAACGGAGAGCAATGGGAACGCCTCAACGCTGCGATCGTTCTCGATGAAATCGACGAGCAAGCGCTCCCCGTCATCCAGGAAATGCATTCAGCTTTGAAGCCGCGACCTGACCTCTACGCTAAAGGGAAATATGTCGTTCGAGTCATCAATCGCGCGTTAAATCAGCTCGAATCAACAAACCGCAAAGTTCCTTAAACAGTTTTCGGCTCTGCACTTCACAAGGTGCCGAGCCAAACTCTTTTACTCAAGCATTTGTCCCCGATCTTCAGGAGTCGGCATGCGGCACGTCTCTTTTTTTCCGAAGATTCGATAACGCGACTTAGCGACAATCCTGTATCCGAAATCCCGAATCGGTTTCGGAATCACCCAGAGAAGTGACCCCAATATTGACCATGGGACCGGAAGTTTCCAGAAAATTCTGGTGATCGCTGACGAGCACCGCCAGGTGTTCTTCCCTTCCAGAAAGACAATCGAATTCAAGTCACGTTGATCTTGAGGCAGGAGACGCTGAGCTGTCTCTCCCTGTAAAGGTGCGAATTTCAAAGCACGGTTTTTATCATGGTTGAGCAAAAAATTCACGGTCCCGTTGCATAGACCGCAAACTCCATCAAAAAAGACAATACAAGTTCCTTCCGATTGTGAGTCCACTCTCTCTGGTCCTTTGGAGTCACTGCCGCCAGTCTGAATTTCAGTACTCATTTCATCCCTTATCGAGCATCCATTGTTAAATGCTTGCAGTCTTTTTCAA from Thalassoglobus polymorphus includes the following:
- a CDS encoding thiol-disulfide oxidoreductase DCC family protein, producing MSTEIQTGGSDSKGPERVDSQSEGTCIVFFDGVCGLCNGTVNFLLNHDKNRALKFAPLQGETAQRLLPQDQRDLNSIVFLEGKNTWRCSSAITRIFWKLPVPWSILGSLLWVIPKPIRDFGYRIVAKSRYRIFGKKETCRMPTPEDRGQMLE